In Numida meleagris isolate 19003 breed g44 Domestic line chromosome 3, NumMel1.0, whole genome shotgun sequence, the following are encoded in one genomic region:
- the TAF5L gene encoding TAF5-like RNA polymerase II p300/CBP-associated factor-associated factor 65 kDa subunit 5L gives MVTASYLFFSFQVMKRVRTEQIQMAVSCYLKRRQYVDSEGPLKQGLRLCQTAEEMAANLTVQSESGCANVVSAAPCLPEPQQYEVQFGRLRNFLTDSDSQHSHEVMPLLYPLFVYLHLNMVQNGLKSTVDSFYSRFHGMFLQNASQKDIIEQLQTTMTIQDILSNLKLRAFLDNKYVIRLQEDSYNYLLRYLQSDNNNALCKVLTLHIHLDVQPSKRTDYQLYASGSTSRNESNGLEPSEVPASILQNEAALELLQDSIKRVKDGPPSLTTICFYAFYNTEQLLNTAEISPNSKLLAAGFDNSCVKLWSLRSKKLKSEPHLVDVSRIRLACDILDEEEEEDDSAGTEMKILRGHCGPVYSTRFLSDSSGLLSCSEDMSIRYWDLGSFTNTVLYQGHAYPVWDLDISPCSLYFASASHDRTARLWSFDRTYPLRIYAGHLLDVDCVKFHPNSNYLATGSTDKTVRLWSTQQGNSVRLFTGHRGPVLALAFSPNGKYLASAGEDQRLKLWDLASGTLYKELRGHTDNITSLTFSPDSSLIASASMDNSVRVWDIRNTYCNAPADGSSSELVGVYTGQMNNVLSVQFMACNLLLVTGIAQENQEH, from the exons ATGGTAACAGCCTcctatctctttttttctttccaggtcATGAAACGCGTACGCACAGAACAGATTCAGATGGCAGTGTCCTGCTACCTCAAGCGCCGTCAGTACGTGGACTCGGAAGGTCCTCTAAAACAAGGGCTGAGGCTGTGTCAGACTGCTGAAGAGATGGCAGCTAATCTCACGG ttcaATCTGAATCTGGTTGTGCCAACGTTGtgtctgcagctccctgcctgccgGAGCCACAGCAATATGAAGTACAATTTGGACGATTACGCAATTTTCTCACAG ATTCGGATTCTCAGCACAGCCATGAAGTGATGCCTCTTCTGTATCCCCTCTTCGTCTACCTCCATCTGAACATGGTCCAGAATGGCCTAAAAAGCACAGTGGACAGTTTTTACAGCCGCTTCCATGGCATGTTCTTGCAGAATGCCAGCCAGAAGGATATCATTGAGCAGTTACAGACTACCATGACTATTCAAGATATCCTGTCCAACTTGAAGCTCCGGGCTTTTCTGGACAACAAGTACGTCATCCGCCTTCAAGAGGACAGCTACAACTACCTTCTTCGCTACCTCCAAAGTGACAACAACAACGCCCTGTGCAAAGTCCTGACCTTGCACATCCACCTGGACGTGCAGCCCTCCAAGAGGACCGACTACCAGCTCTACGCCAGTGGGAGCACCTCGCGCAATGAGAGCAACGGGCTGGAGCCCAGCGAGGTGCCGGCTTCCATCTTGCAGAATGAGGCAGCGCTGGAATTACTGCAGGACAGCATTAAACGCGTCAAGGATGGGCCCCCTTCCTTAACGACCATCTGCTTCTATGCCTTCTATAACACGGAGCAATTGCTGAACACAGCAGAGATTTCACCAAATAGcaagctgcttgctgctgggtTTGATAATTCATGCGTTAAGCTGTGGAGCCTGCGTTCCAAGAAGTTAAAATCTGAGCCCCACCTTGTTGATGTGTCCCGCATCCGCCTGGCTTGTGATATCCTGGATGAGGAG gaggaagaggatgacAGCGcaggcacagaaatgaaaatcctGAGAGGACACTGTGGGCCTGTGTATAGCACAAGGTTCCTTTCAGACAGCTCAGGACTTTTGTCTTGTTCTGAGGACATGTCCATCAGATACTGGGACCTCGGAAGTTTCACAAACACTGTGTTGTACCAAGGACATGCCTACCCTGTCTGGGATTTGGACATCAGTCCCTGTAGCCTGTACTTTGCCAGCGCATCCCATGATCGCACCGCAAGACTCTGGTCGTTTGATCGGACGTACCCTCTGCGAATATATGCAGGCCATTTATTGGATGTAGACTGCGTCAAGTTCCACCCCAATTCCAACTACTTAGCGACAGGCTCCACAGACAAGACTGTGCGCTTGTGGAGCACTCAGCAAGGCAACTCGGTGCGCCTGTTCACTGGGCACCGTGGCCCCGTGCTGGCCCTTGCATTTTCTCCCAATGGTAAGTACCTGGCCTCAGCGGGTGAAGACCAGCGGCTAAAGCTGTGGGACTTGGCTTCAGGAACTCTCTACAAAGAACTGAGGGGGCACACGGACAACATAACCAGCCTTACTTTTAGCCCCGACAGTAGTTTAATTGCTTCAGCCTCGATGGACAATTCTGTCCGGGTCTGGGACATCCGTAACACGTACTGCAATGCCCCTGCTGATGGGTCTTCCAGTGAACTGGTTGGTGTATATACCGGACAAATGAATAATGTACTGAGCGTACAGTTTATGGCCTGTAATCTTCTTCTAGTGACTGGAATTGCACAAGAAAATCaggaacattaa